From the genome of Bicyclus anynana chromosome 20, ilBicAnyn1.1, whole genome shotgun sequence, one region includes:
- the LOC112049038 gene encoding holotricin-3, whose protein sequence is MFFDLIYKQMSGTKNYQIISFAIMNTIFYLGLLACVCLVYAKALPGDDLTVMHVQSEEEQAYGLAPAESHNQYRDKRHGGSKGYWGGGKGYGRGGGYRRGGNYGGGYGGGYGAGYGAGYGGGSGRGGGYGGGGGYGGGGGYGGGSGGGGGWGSGGGFGYGGGSGGYYGR, encoded by the exons atgtttttTGATCTGATATATAAACAGATGAGTGGAACCAAAAACTATCAGATTATTTCGTTCGCAATCATGAACACG ataTTTTACCTCGGGTTGTTAGCGTGCGTATGCCTGGTCTACGCCAAGGCACTACCAGGGGATGATCTTACGGTAATGCACGTTCAATCTGAAGAAGAACAAGCTTATGGCCTAGCACCCGCAGAGTCTCATAACCAATATCGTGACAAACGTCACGGAGGTTCTAAAGGTTACTGGGGTGGCGGAAAAGGTTACGGAAGAGGTGGAGGTTACAGAAGAGGTGGCAATTACGGCGGAGGTTACGGAGGCGGTTATGGAGCAGGCTACGGAGCAGGTTACGGAGGAGGTTCCGGAAGAGGGGGTGGTTACGGAGGAGGGGGTGGTTACGGAGGAGGGGGTGGTTACGGAGGAGGTAGCGGAGGAGGCGGTGGATGGGGTAGCGGAGGTGGATTTGGATACGGAGGCGGTTCTGGAGGTTATTACGGTCGGTAA